The following coding sequences are from one Streptomyces sp. NBC_01294 window:
- a CDS encoding PP2C family protein-serine/threonine phosphatase, with translation MVSQIDHQLLFAATPSPYLVLDPDLVIVDVNDAYLRVTARGRQELVGQYLFDAFPDNPEDPNADGVRNLGASLHRVLRSKEPDTMAVQKYDIPVVSQPGMFEERWWSPINTPVLGPDGEVVWIIHRVEDVTEFVLSRPGHPQSGTLGKREAMEAELYARARELQRLNEELRQAHARERQIAVTLQEAMLHSPDLDAHRNIAVRYLPAVGSLNVCGDWYDVVDLPGDCFGVAVGDVVGHGLEAATIMGMLRSALSAATRALHEPARSLEVLGLYARSVEGAVATTAFKAVIDASRHRITYSSAGHPPPVLLHPDGTCDLLDQATDPPLGARPEHVTRPQAATPYTSGDTLVLYTDGLIERRSEDIDTSLHRLTHALADYARMSPNQLADALLSRLGVAGGARDDIALVVVRL, from the coding sequence GTGGTAAGCCAGATCGATCACCAGTTGTTGTTCGCGGCCACGCCCAGTCCCTATCTGGTGCTGGACCCCGACCTGGTGATCGTCGATGTCAATGATGCCTACCTGAGGGTGACCGCGCGGGGTCGGCAGGAGCTGGTCGGGCAGTACCTGTTCGATGCCTTCCCGGACAATCCGGAGGATCCGAACGCCGACGGGGTGCGGAACCTGGGGGCCTCGCTGCACCGGGTCCTGCGGTCGAAGGAACCGGACACGATGGCAGTGCAGAAGTACGACATCCCAGTGGTGTCCCAGCCCGGCATGTTCGAGGAGCGGTGGTGGTCCCCCATCAACACCCCTGTTCTCGGGCCGGACGGGGAGGTGGTGTGGATCATCCACCGGGTGGAGGACGTGACCGAGTTCGTCCTCTCCCGCCCCGGCCACCCACAGAGCGGCACGCTGGGTAAGCGGGAGGCGATGGAAGCCGAGCTCTACGCGCGAGCACGGGAGTTGCAACGGCTGAACGAGGAACTGCGCCAGGCGCACGCCCGCGAACGCCAGATCGCCGTGACGCTGCAGGAGGCGATGCTGCACTCGCCCGACCTCGACGCGCACCGGAACATTGCCGTGCGCTATCTGCCCGCCGTCGGGTCACTGAACGTGTGCGGCGACTGGTACGACGTAGTCGACCTTCCCGGTGACTGCTTCGGTGTCGCAGTCGGGGACGTCGTCGGCCACGGCCTGGAGGCCGCCACCATCATGGGCATGCTCCGCAGCGCACTGAGCGCCGCCACCAGGGCACTCCACGAGCCCGCCAGATCGTTGGAGGTCCTCGGCCTCTACGCCCGATCGGTCGAAGGAGCAGTGGCCACCACCGCCTTCAAAGCCGTAATCGACGCCAGCCGGCACCGGATCACCTACAGCAGCGCCGGCCACCCCCCACCGGTCCTGCTGCACCCCGACGGAACCTGCGACCTGCTGGACCAGGCGACCGACCCGCCCCTTGGAGCCCGACCCGAACACGTCACCCGGCCCCAGGCCGCCACGCCCTACACCAGTGGCGACACCCTGGTGCTCTACACCGACGGCCTCATCGAACGCCGCAGCGAGGACATCGACACCAGCCTGCACCGGCTCACCCACGCCCTGGCCGACTATGCCCGCATGAGCCCCAACCAACTCGCCGACGCCCTGCTGTCCCGCCTCGGCGTAGCCGGCGGCGCCCGCGACGACATCGCCCTGGTCGTCGTGCGCCTCTGA
- a CDS encoding helix-turn-helix transcriptional regulator, translating to MKNRLRELRAVRRWSQTDLADHLDVSRQTIYAIETGRYDPSLPLAFKIAALFGEPIENLFHPDDETDCKP from the coding sequence GTGAAGAACCGGCTCAGGGAACTGAGGGCGGTACGCCGCTGGAGCCAGACCGACCTCGCCGACCACCTCGACGTATCCCGGCAAACCATCTACGCCATCGAAACAGGCCGCTACGACCCCAGCCTGCCCCTCGCATTCAAGATCGCCGCCCTGTTCGGCGAACCCATCGAGAACCTCTTCCACCCCGACGACGAGACGGACTGCAAACCGTGA
- a CDS encoding MFS transporter produces the protein MRLRDFRLLLAGAATGQLGAQVTLVALPLVAVLELDAPAFQVGLLTAAETAAFLLVGLPAGALTDRMRKRPLMIRTDLLRAVAMASIPAAALADVLTMAQLYAVALVTGVATVFFDVAHQSYLPQILPRDQLMAGNGALETVRSTAHVTGPGIGGGLVQLVGAQFAVIVDAIGYLLSALFLLRVEQTEEAPEPAAAGGSLRKEIGEGVRFVFGHPLLRVIALTTGLANFCTAVLMATQTVHLVRVVGLEAGGLGLVLSASAVGGLLGALCAGRLAAILGQARVMLLSVLVTGPFALLWPLSGHGLPGAVLFAAGSAVVSFGAVVYNVAQVSFRQGMCPPRLLGRMNATLRFLMWGTLPLGALLGGTLAQSYGSRTALAWCAVGILAVPLPLMLSPLRRMRDLPGPQDDGGAGTDAKADADTKAEAGAGAGAGHGTRRDTASADGDERPTPAPTG, from the coding sequence ATGCGCTTGCGCGACTTCCGACTGTTACTCGCGGGAGCTGCGACCGGACAGCTCGGTGCACAAGTGACACTCGTGGCGCTGCCCCTCGTCGCCGTCCTCGAACTCGACGCTCCTGCCTTCCAGGTGGGCCTCCTGACCGCCGCGGAGACCGCCGCCTTCCTGCTCGTCGGGCTGCCTGCCGGAGCGCTCACCGACCGGATGCGCAAGCGGCCCCTGATGATCCGCACGGATCTGCTGCGCGCCGTGGCCATGGCCAGCATCCCCGCTGCCGCGCTCGCCGACGTCCTGACCATGGCCCAGCTCTACGCCGTCGCGCTCGTGACCGGCGTGGCGACCGTGTTCTTCGACGTCGCTCATCAGAGTTACCTGCCGCAGATCCTGCCCCGTGATCAGCTCATGGCCGGCAACGGCGCACTGGAGACCGTCCGTTCCACCGCCCACGTGACCGGCCCCGGCATCGGCGGCGGACTGGTCCAGCTCGTCGGAGCGCAGTTCGCCGTCATCGTCGACGCCATCGGCTACCTGCTCTCCGCCCTCTTCCTCCTACGCGTCGAGCAGACCGAGGAGGCGCCCGAGCCCGCAGCCGCCGGGGGCTCCCTGCGCAAGGAGATCGGCGAGGGCGTCCGCTTCGTCTTCGGCCATCCGCTGCTCCGTGTCATCGCCCTCACCACCGGCCTCGCCAACTTCTGTACGGCCGTCCTCATGGCGACGCAGACCGTGCATCTCGTCCGTGTCGTCGGGCTGGAGGCCGGCGGACTCGGGCTGGTGCTGTCCGCGTCGGCCGTGGGAGGGCTCCTGGGCGCCCTGTGCGCCGGGCGCCTCGCGGCAATCCTGGGGCAGGCCCGGGTCATGCTCCTGTCCGTCCTCGTGACCGGCCCGTTCGCGCTGCTGTGGCCCCTGTCCGGGCACGGTCTCCCCGGGGCGGTCCTGTTCGCCGCCGGATCGGCGGTCGTCTCCTTCGGCGCCGTCGTCTACAACGTCGCCCAGGTCAGCTTCCGCCAAGGAATGTGCCCACCTCGGCTGCTCGGCCGGATGAACGCCACCCTGCGCTTCCTCATGTGGGGCACGTTGCCACTGGGCGCGCTCCTCGGCGGAACCCTCGCCCAGTCCTACGGGTCGCGTACGGCGCTCGCCTGGTGCGCCGTCGGCATCCTCGCCGTACCGCTGCCGCTGATGCTCTCCCCGCTGCGGCGGATGCGGGACCTGCCCGGTCCACAGGACGACGGTGGCGCCGGCACCGACGCCAAGGCCGACGCCGACACCAAGGCCGAGGCCGGTGCCGGTGCCGGTGCCGGCCACGGGACACGGCGGGACACTGCCTCCGCCGACGGCGACGAACGGCCGACCCCCGCACCCACCGGCTGA
- a CDS encoding condensation domain-containing protein, producing the protein MRSITSQYLARYRRLTGDRSDSVLPVTGAQRRFLLVRSLDPSGRPDVVPMFFAFPHGTIDPERLQAAASRLAARHTALRSRPAVVRGTPVLCVADPDVGVTRPALVPGESPADALRRALESWDAQGPPLRLFLVRDEEREEEILAVALDHAVCDGRSLARIVDELGAAYSEEATDSHAAPGETEGELAAYRDAVLRQLAAEERAETPEAAAYWADRLRTLHAHAPAPSPARVPEGTRPSGAAQARLPAYDGGVSFPGLLDACRSAARELYGRGRTVPLGYPWGGRPPGAEPVVGCFLNTLVFPADTDYGTGDEPGTGTGSEATADAWWDDLDRADVPFDAIVTAARAAGSGWTGGLDGLLTVDDDNRRPPLVLAGVEGREVHVDGRPVRGPFAVSITQGAEIRLRMVWDRAVLDDETAQRAFEALTHALRPSEPTVQ; encoded by the coding sequence GTGCGCAGCATCACGAGTCAGTACCTGGCCCGCTACCGGCGCCTCACCGGCGACCGGTCCGACAGCGTGCTGCCGGTCACCGGAGCACAGCGCCGCTTCCTGCTGGTGCGTTCGCTGGACCCGTCGGGACGCCCCGACGTGGTGCCGATGTTCTTCGCGTTCCCTCACGGAACCATCGACCCCGAACGCCTGCAGGCAGCGGCGTCCAGGCTCGCCGCACGGCACACGGCCCTGCGCTCACGGCCCGCCGTCGTCCGAGGCACTCCCGTCCTGTGCGTCGCCGATCCGGACGTCGGCGTGACCCGGCCGGCCCTCGTACCGGGAGAGTCGCCCGCCGACGCGCTCCGTCGCGCTCTGGAATCCTGGGATGCCCAGGGTCCCCCCTTGCGGCTCTTCCTCGTACGCGACGAGGAGCGCGAGGAGGAGATCCTCGCCGTCGCCCTGGACCACGCCGTCTGCGACGGCCGTTCGCTGGCGCGGATCGTCGACGAGCTCGGCGCCGCCTACAGCGAGGAGGCCACCGATTCCCACGCCGCGCCAGGGGAGACGGAAGGCGAACTCGCCGCGTACCGGGACGCGGTCCTGCGTCAACTCGCCGCCGAGGAAAGGGCGGAGACGCCCGAAGCGGCCGCGTACTGGGCTGACCGGCTGCGCACGCTGCATGCCCACGCTCCGGCGCCCAGTCCGGCCCGCGTGCCCGAGGGCACCCGGCCCAGTGGAGCCGCGCAGGCCCGGCTGCCCGCGTACGACGGCGGCGTGTCCTTCCCCGGACTGCTCGACGCCTGCCGCTCCGCAGCCCGCGAGCTGTACGGACGCGGCCGCACGGTCCCGCTCGGCTACCCGTGGGGCGGCCGTCCCCCTGGAGCGGAGCCGGTCGTCGGCTGCTTCCTCAACACCCTCGTCTTCCCGGCCGACACCGACTACGGAACCGGCGACGAGCCCGGCACCGGAACCGGCTCGGAGGCGACGGCCGACGCGTGGTGGGACGACCTCGACCGGGCCGACGTACCGTTCGACGCGATCGTGACGGCCGCGCGGGCCGCCGGCTCGGGCTGGACCGGAGGCCTCGACGGACTGCTCACCGTGGACGACGACAACCGTCGCCCGCCGCTCGTGCTGGCCGGTGTCGAGGGACGGGAGGTCCACGTCGACGGCCGACCGGTCCGCGGTCCCTTCGCCGTCTCCATCACCCAGGGAGCGGAGATCCGCCTGCGGATGGTGTGGGACCGGGCGGTGCTCGACGACGAGACCGCGCAGCGGGCGTTCGAGGCGCTCACCCACGCGCTGCGCCCCTCGGAGCCCACCGTGCAGTGA
- a CDS encoding non-ribosomal peptide synthetase, whose protein sequence is MLPLSSSQEIVWLHEQMQPGSRAYNFTASLDLWGTLDTEALRRGLDATLARHPGLRLELVASAGSVPAQRVAPQCAPRLHTIDLGTEEDPEAAFARLLRTEAETPLDTFEAPLIRWTLVRLAERHHRLIHVEHHLIHDGHSFAILLDDVFRVYRAHVLGETLELPPASSYADHVLERTEAAYAPESLDFWRAELHDQQHDLPLPGLTRPGARRKHHGGQLRQTIGADLAEHLRGHARSRGLTPFSTLLGLFAELLRRHSGRSRMVIGTAVGNRPLGYEDAVGMFVNTIPLPLALDGAAPAQDTMDEVTDTLIRALPHQDVPVQELTRALGMHTSGADNPLFSVMFSAHDAPLPEIDIPGLDITLFEGFNTGTTRFDLDVVLLPDDRRGVTPRHGSPGMTLVWDYDVDLFGEDVARLLSGRFLDLLRAYLDSPETPLAELVPTAVEPAAEPVPVPADRDPLDPVAAHHPSQPALLCGARRLTYGELDDRVGSLAERLRAAGVTAGRPVAVVLPRGTDSLVALLACLRTGAVYCPLSPSDPPARLGLLLERLAPALVLTGDGTPALPEALPTARIDAPVLPPARGTAELPGTAYVIHTSGSTGTPKPVAVGHAALVHHLTAAADRFGLTTSDRVLMFAQPSFDVALEEVLPALHAGACLVLPEYEVPTGAELAELLASARVTVANLPTSYFLATREDLRPPLRDGSWAPRLLVLGGERLPVEALHGVLADTDATVLNVYGVTEAAISSTVHEISRDALAEGAEIPLGTELPGERVHVLDAHHRPLPSGAVGELAVAGPGLAEGYAGNAEATAARFVTVDALDGQRVYLTGDLGYRGLDGLLYFLGRRDNQVKLRGHRIELEEIEAAASAALGGRSCAVVLDRESPGGPRLVGFLQDRADGAAFDEKALHAELSRRLPGPLVPARWARLDSMPTLAGGKPDRTALSRRAAALDPDDAATSQPGTSAEPGPTATAVSAVSAVSAVSAVSAVSAVSAVSDDPMTALLTEGWRKVLGHSRFDARSHFFHSGGHSLLAAELAAWLEPRLGTRPPLKVLFRNPVLADQADALATTALSTES, encoded by the coding sequence ATGCTTCCCCTCTCCTCCTCGCAGGAGATCGTCTGGCTGCACGAGCAGATGCAGCCCGGCAGTCGCGCCTACAACTTCACCGCCTCACTGGACCTGTGGGGCACGCTCGACACCGAGGCGCTGCGCCGGGGGCTCGACGCCACCTTGGCGCGCCACCCCGGTCTGCGGCTCGAACTCGTCGCCTCCGCCGGGTCCGTACCGGCGCAGCGGGTCGCGCCGCAGTGTGCGCCGAGGCTGCACACGATCGACCTCGGCACGGAGGAGGACCCCGAGGCGGCATTCGCCCGTCTCCTGCGTACCGAGGCCGAGACACCGCTCGACACGTTCGAGGCGCCGCTGATCCGCTGGACGCTCGTACGACTGGCCGAGCGCCACCACCGGCTGATCCACGTCGAGCACCACCTGATCCACGACGGGCACTCCTTCGCGATCCTGCTCGACGACGTCTTCCGCGTATACCGCGCCCACGTCCTCGGCGAGACCCTCGAGCTCCCGCCCGCCTCGTCCTACGCGGACCACGTCCTGGAGCGGACCGAGGCCGCGTACGCGCCCGAATCGCTCGACTTCTGGCGGGCCGAACTGCACGACCAGCAGCACGACCTGCCGCTCCCGGGCCTGACCCGCCCCGGTGCCCGCCGCAAGCACCACGGCGGACAGCTGCGCCAGACGATCGGCGCCGATCTCGCCGAACACCTGCGCGGACACGCCCGTTCACGCGGCCTCACCCCCTTCTCCACGCTCCTGGGGCTGTTCGCCGAACTCCTGCGCCGGCACAGCGGCCGCTCCCGGATGGTCATCGGCACCGCCGTCGGCAACCGCCCCCTCGGTTACGAGGACGCCGTCGGCATGTTCGTCAACACCATCCCGCTGCCGCTCGCCCTGGACGGCGCCGCCCCCGCCCAGGACACCATGGACGAGGTCACCGACACCCTCATCCGGGCTCTGCCGCACCAGGACGTACCGGTCCAGGAGCTGACCCGGGCGCTCGGCATGCACACCTCCGGCGCCGACAACCCCCTCTTCTCCGTCATGTTCAGCGCCCACGACGCACCGCTGCCCGAGATCGACATACCCGGTCTCGACATCACCCTCTTCGAGGGCTTCAACACCGGCACCACCCGCTTCGACCTCGACGTGGTCCTGCTCCCGGACGACCGTCGCGGCGTCACCCCGCGCCACGGCTCGCCCGGTATGACCCTGGTCTGGGACTACGACGTGGACCTCTTCGGCGAAGACGTCGCCCGATTGCTCTCCGGCCGCTTCCTGGACCTGCTGCGCGCCTATCTCGACAGCCCCGAGACTCCCCTGGCCGAACTGGTACCGACCGCCGTGGAGCCGGCCGCCGAGCCCGTGCCCGTTCCGGCCGACCGCGATCCGCTGGATCCCGTGGCCGCGCACCACCCGTCGCAGCCGGCCCTGCTGTGCGGAGCCCGCCGGCTCACCTACGGCGAACTCGACGACCGCGTCGGCTCGCTCGCCGAGCGACTGCGCGCCGCCGGTGTGACGGCCGGCCGGCCGGTGGCCGTGGTCCTGCCCAGAGGGACCGACTCGCTCGTCGCCCTGCTCGCATGCCTGCGGACCGGCGCCGTCTACTGCCCGCTGTCCCCGTCCGATCCGCCGGCCCGGCTCGGGCTGCTGCTGGAGCGGCTCGCCCCTGCGCTGGTCCTCACCGGTGACGGCACCCCGGCCCTGCCGGAAGCACTGCCGACCGCCCGGATCGACGCGCCGGTCCTGCCCCCCGCGCGCGGAACGGCCGAACTTCCCGGCACCGCCTACGTCATCCACACCTCGGGCTCCACCGGGACGCCGAAGCCGGTCGCCGTCGGCCACGCGGCGCTGGTGCACCATCTGACGGCGGCCGCCGACCGGTTCGGCCTCACCACCTCGGACCGGGTCCTGATGTTCGCCCAGCCGTCCTTCGACGTGGCGCTCGAGGAGGTGCTGCCGGCTCTGCACGCCGGTGCCTGCCTGGTCCTGCCCGAGTACGAGGTGCCCACGGGCGCGGAGCTCGCCGAACTGCTGGCGTCCGCCCGGGTCACCGTAGCCAACCTGCCCACCAGCTACTTCCTCGCCACCCGCGAGGACCTGCGTCCCCCGCTGCGTGACGGGAGCTGGGCGCCCAGGCTCCTGGTCCTCGGCGGCGAGCGCCTGCCCGTGGAGGCACTGCACGGCGTCCTCGCCGACACCGACGCCACCGTGCTCAACGTGTACGGCGTCACGGAGGCGGCCATCAGCTCGACCGTCCACGAGATCTCCCGCGACGCCCTTGCCGAGGGCGCCGAGATCCCCCTGGGCACCGAGCTCCCGGGCGAGCGGGTCCACGTCCTGGACGCCCACCACCGCCCGCTGCCGTCCGGCGCGGTCGGCGAACTCGCCGTCGCCGGGCCCGGTCTCGCCGAGGGCTACGCGGGCAACGCGGAGGCGACGGCCGCCCGGTTCGTCACCGTCGACGCACTCGACGGGCAGCGTGTCTACCTGACCGGCGACCTCGGCTACCGCGGTCTGGACGGTCTGCTGTACTTCCTCGGGCGGCGCGACAACCAGGTCAAGCTGCGCGGTCACCGCATCGAGCTGGAGGAGATCGAGGCGGCGGCGTCCGCGGCTCTGGGCGGGCGGTCCTGCGCCGTCGTACTGGACCGGGAGAGCCCCGGCGGGCCCAGGCTCGTCGGCTTCCTCCAAGACCGAGCCGACGGCGCGGCCTTCGACGAGAAGGCGCTGCACGCCGAGTTGAGCCGCCGCCTGCCCGGCCCCCTCGTGCCCGCCCGGTGGGCACGGCTGGACAGCATGCCGACCCTCGCCGGCGGCAAGCCCGACCGTACGGCTCTGTCGCGCCGAGCGGCGGCGCTCGACCCCGACGACGCCGCGACGTCCCAGCCCGGAACCAGCGCCGAGCCCGGGCCTACGGCCACCGCCGTGTCCGCGGTGTCCGCGGTGTCCGCGGTGTCCGCGGTGTCCGCGGTGTCCGCGGTGTCCGCGGTGTCGGACGATCCGATGACGGCTCTGCTCACCGAAGGCTGGCGCAAGGTGCTCGGCCACAGCCGCTTCGACGCCCGCTCCCACTTCTTCCACAGCGGGGGCCATTCCCTGCTGGCCGCCGAGCTGGCCGCCTGGCTGGAGCCCCGGCTGGGCACCCGCCCGCCGTTGAAGGTGCTCTTCCGCAACCCCGTGCTCGCCGACCAGGCCGACGCCCTCGCCACCACCGCCCTTTCCACGGAGTCGTGA
- a CDS encoding non-ribosomal peptide synthetase, translated as MTQSPTAPAIPAVPAMLFDTGLVTDTSLSIAHGPSAEPTRVLARFEDWARRTPQAPAVIDRTQIWTYQDLDAAAALVAADLADRVRPGDLVGVCLDRSTALVVTAVALARLGAVYLPLGPRPGERRIQAVTEDLDVACLIGDPDVLPAEHRGGEHFPLLLPTDGVNAPAAAVAAFSDSVRGTRRAPEGALYAVLTSGSTGRPKAVAVAESSLSVALDWYRAETGLAPGDRQSLLIGVAFDPHLLELWAALTSGAALVPAPDDTRWDSHVLTDWWRDTALTHAVAATPTVEPLLDRPWPQDLKLRHLVVGGDRMRRRPAADVTATVHNAYGPAEATVVTTTHTMRGTDPEAGDQAPPPIGTALPGVTLVVTDVEGRPVARGQEGELRVGGHCLALGYLDPELTARRFTAPPQELALPAVDRLYRTGDRVRMNADGSLDFLGRLDDQVKISGVRIEPVEVEAAFEQDPRVRTAVVTVLRDSSGHGRLVAHVRPADGAEPPAGDLLAAVRAWLPEQAVPTAVRIVDGFPLDANGKVDRPALAAQAQSGSQATVPPRSTTTGDLADDLAAAATATERLVLTTVRELLGRPGTGLGDNFTDAGGTSMVAARLLATVERETGVRLRAPELLRSTDLRAFAALLDQRLTARPEGA; from the coding sequence ATGACCCAGTCCCCGACCGCGCCCGCCATCCCCGCCGTCCCCGCCATGCTCTTCGACACCGGCCTCGTCACCGACACCTCGCTGAGCATCGCCCATGGCCCCTCCGCCGAACCGACCCGGGTGCTCGCCCGCTTCGAGGACTGGGCCCGGCGTACCCCGCAGGCCCCGGCAGTGATCGACCGCACACAGATCTGGACGTACCAGGACCTCGACGCGGCGGCCGCCCTGGTCGCCGCCGACCTGGCCGATCGTGTCCGGCCCGGTGACCTGGTCGGCGTCTGCCTCGACCGGTCCACCGCCCTCGTGGTGACCGCCGTCGCGCTCGCCCGGCTCGGCGCCGTCTACCTGCCGCTCGGCCCCCGCCCCGGCGAACGCCGCATCCAGGCCGTCACCGAGGACCTCGACGTCGCCTGCCTCATCGGCGACCCCGATGTCCTTCCCGCGGAACACCGCGGCGGGGAGCACTTCCCGCTGCTGCTGCCCACTGACGGCGTCAACGCCCCGGCCGCCGCGGTGGCGGCCTTCTCCGACTCCGTCCGTGGCACCCGGCGCGCACCCGAAGGCGCCCTGTACGCCGTCCTCACCTCCGGTTCCACCGGCCGCCCCAAGGCGGTCGCCGTGGCCGAGTCCTCGCTCTCCGTCGCCCTCGACTGGTACCGGGCCGAGACCGGCCTCGCACCGGGCGACCGCCAGTCCCTGCTCATCGGTGTCGCGTTCGACCCGCACCTGCTGGAACTGTGGGCCGCCCTGACCTCGGGCGCCGCCCTCGTCCCGGCCCCGGACGACACCCGCTGGGACTCGCACGTGCTCACCGACTGGTGGCGTGACACCGCCCTCACCCACGCCGTGGCGGCCACCCCCACCGTGGAACCGCTCCTGGACCGGCCGTGGCCGCAGGACCTGAAGCTACGTCACCTCGTGGTCGGCGGCGACCGCATGCGCCGCCGCCCCGCCGCCGACGTCACCGCGACCGTCCACAACGCCTACGGCCCCGCGGAAGCCACCGTCGTCACCACCACCCACACCATGCGCGGCACCGACCCGGAGGCCGGCGACCAGGCCCCGCCGCCCATCGGCACCGCGCTGCCGGGCGTCACCCTCGTGGTCACGGACGTCGAGGGCCGCCCCGTCGCCCGCGGGCAGGAGGGTGAACTGCGCGTCGGCGGCCACTGCCTGGCGCTCGGCTATCTTGACCCCGAACTCACCGCACGCCGGTTCACCGCCCCTCCGCAAGAACTGGCGCTGCCCGCGGTCGACCGCCTCTACCGCACCGGCGACCGGGTACGGATGAACGCCGACGGCAGCCTGGACTTCCTCGGCCGCCTCGACGACCAGGTGAAGATCAGCGGGGTGCGGATCGAACCGGTCGAGGTGGAAGCCGCCTTCGAGCAGGACCCCCGGGTACGCACCGCGGTCGTCACCGTGCTGCGCGACAGCTCCGGCCACGGTCGCCTCGTCGCACACGTACGGCCCGCCGACGGCGCCGAACCCCCTGCCGGGGATCTCCTCGCCGCGGTCCGGGCCTGGCTCCCCGAGCAGGCCGTCCCCACCGCCGTTCGGATCGTCGACGGCTTCCCGCTCGACGCCAACGGCAAGGTGGATCGCCCCGCCCTGGCAGCCCAGGCCCAGTCCGGGTCCCAGGCCACGGTGCCGCCCAGGAGCACCACCACGGGCGACCTCGCCGACGACCTTGCCGCCGCCGCCACCGCCACCGAGCGGCTGGTGCTGACGACCGTGCGCGAACTCCTCGGCCGGCCCGGAACCGGCCTCGGTGACAACTTCACCGACGCCGGCGGCACCTCCATGGTCGCCGCACGGCTGCTGGCAACCGTCGAACGCGAGACCGGAGTACGCCTGCGCGCCCCCGAGCTGCTGCGCAGCACCGACCTGCGGGCGTTCGCCGCCCTCCTCGACCAGCGCCTGACTGCGCGCCCGGAAGGAGCCTGA